The following proteins come from a genomic window of Acetivibrio cellulolyticus CD2:
- a CDS encoding ATP-binding protein: MLKLCDLKIASELCNIRNSVNNIVGFILESHGPLKEDTLFELKVVLNELLQNAIKHGNKEDSAKQVKIRTGISKNYVYFIIEDEGEGFERNCIVRPENLTELCELKEGGRGLLIVRNLCDSVKYNFKGNKIVVLKSLD; this comes from the coding sequence GAAGATAGCCAGTGAGTTATGTAATATACGTAATTCTGTTAATAATATAGTAGGTTTTATTCTTGAAAGTCATGGACCTTTAAAGGAAGACACTTTGTTTGAATTAAAGGTTGTTTTAAATGAGTTATTGCAAAATGCAATCAAACACGGTAATAAAGAAGACAGTGCGAAGCAGGTTAAGATTAGAACAGGTATTAGCAAAAACTATGTGTATTTTATTATTGAGGATGAGGGCGAAGGTTTTGAAAGAAACTGTATTGTAAGACCTGAAAATCTTACAGAGTTGTGTGAGCTGAAAGAGGGCGGAAGAGGTTTACTTATAGTAAGAAATCTTTGCGATAGTGTTAAATATAATTTTAAGGGAAACAAAATAGTGGTTTTAAAAAGTTTAGACTAG